The DNA sequence ttaaatgtttttaaaacaaatcgCTTTAGTCccacttttagttttttttttctaaaagttatgattagtcaatttattatctaatataaaataTCACAGGTATAAAACTTTCTAATTGTTAATATGTTTGACTATCCAACAACAATTTCGTAGTTCCGatacagttttggttgaatgttcgactcaaaattttgtacttgatcaatatggtgtttggtggatgagaactcaaataatacaaaacctatttctaagcatTTATTTGAAGGGACcaataatgaatccttatggaTTACCCAGTAACTAagacaagtaattaatatggtcagaTATACCAATCTTAATTTAGTAGCCTTAATGttgttaaataatagtgtatttcatggtttgttaggttaaggatattttaggtaatttgggttgtgtatttagtaaaatattagaatgagaaattaaatggtatgtgtattgagtaaggagtgtatattaagtaattagaatgtgtatttaaaacttctcttttaGATTTCATTTTGTTGCATCGTCTTTCTATGGGTTTTAGTATTTTGCATTTTCCTTTCATATTTTAGTCTTACATAATTGAACAGTAGATGTAACCAAGTGATTTTCGGATCCCTCTAGCTTGATTTAATAAAGTTTTATAATTTTCATCAATGGAATATATCTTCCGTGCTccttaataaaaaaagaaaaaaagagataaaCAGCTTGATCCTGCTATAGCATGCATCAAGTGATAAAGTAAGATTTCATTATAGAGTATTTGGGAACAGCTAGCGTGTTAATCCAATcagagaaacaaataaagaggaAGCTTAATAACACAATTTTCCTTGGTCAACCAAGATATGATATGGTAACCTCCGGAATGGCATTAAACTATAGAGATCAACAGCTACGATCTCATATCCTATCCGCTACAGCACtccatatataataataataaaataaaaggaaaacccCATTACACCACAACGCTTACGTGGCCACACCACCCCTTACTTGTCCAACGCGGCGACCCCACTGCCTTGGCTACTAAGGAAGGAGAAAAATCACCCCCAtattccatctctctctctctctctgtgtacAAATCGGAACAGCGATGCAGGAACCGGAGCTTCACGACCTCTCCGACGACGCCGATTACGCCGCGTCGCAGCAATACgtaagcctctctctctctctcggatcACGCGCACTTGGAATTTCATCGTTTCTTCAGCTGTTTTAATCGATTTGATTTTCAATTGCGATTGGAAATGTTAGGGCTCGGCGAGCATGATGCGAACCGATAGCGGCAAACACAGCTCTTCGAGCGAGCACGAAGGCGCCGAGGTCGTTTATACCAAGGATAATGTGACCATCCACCCCTCCATGCTCGCGTCGGAGAGGATTAGCGGACGATTGAGGCTAATCAAGCAAGGCTCTTCTCTGTTTATGGTGTGGATTGTTCGATTATGATCATTTGGCTATGgaattgttgttgtttttgaaGAATTTTGTTTATGTATTTGGTTTTGGTGTGAATTGTAGACGTGGATTCCGTACAAGGGCCAAAACTCGAACGCTAGGGTTTCTGAGAAAGGTTCTGGAGCTTTGGACTTGGttgattgtttggtttttttgagttttttttttttttttggtaatgtatcgattttgttgaatttggtttctggtTGTGGTGGTGTAGATAGAATTCTTTATACTATAAGGGGGGTGCCGTTGACAGAGGTTCGGTCCATTCGGCGCCACACTCCTGCACTTGGATGGCAGTACATTATCGTTGTTTTGGCAACCGGTAAAACAACTTGCACTTAATTTTCAATGTTGGCTACTGTTGGTTGATGGTCTGAAAATTATTTGGAATTTAAGAATTTGTACACGTATTAAAACATACCTTATAGAGGGTTAGCAGTAGTGGTTGGTATGTCCAATGTGATGAAATACCAGACCATATTTCCAAGTTGGGAGTAGGTCTGCTAAGTAGAAGAAACCAACGCATGCTCTAGCCCAAGATTCCATAGCCTTATAGTTATAAATCTGTTAAAACCATGAAATGAAAAGAGAAATATTAAGAGTATAGGAACCATTGTTTGTTTCTTATTCCACTTAGTTTCAGCTTCACTTTCACTAAACATACTCTATTAAGTTCATCATCAATTCAGTATTTCTCCTGGGCACCTCTGTTCTGCTAATTGATCTATTTAGGCTTCTATCTGAACCTATGTAATCTTTGTTTCTATTTCTGTTTATGGTCTGAAAGGAAGTTTTTTTCAGGACTTGCATTTCCCCCTCTGTACTTCTACAATGGAGGAGTCAAGGAGTTCCTTGCTACAATAAAGCAGCATGTGTTTATAGTGAGGTTTGTTACTTTTTATTGGTATTGCtatatttatcttttctttcctttttttttttttggtttctcgGTTGCAGGTGTAATATTGTGCTATACACGTCGTAGATCCATTTGTAGAACTACAAATTGAAGTAATTTATACctctctctgtgtgtgtgtgtgtgtgtgagagagagagagagagagattgagaaaggattatttttttatattattattattttttttttagctgcTGGTATTTACTTTTTGCACTTGCGTAGTTTTCCAAATTCTATTTCATGTAATCATTAATTGGATGAATTTTCCAGGTCAGCTGAGGATGCTAATGTATTTCTTGTGAATGATTTTCAAAATCCTCTGCAGGTATGCTTCCTACCAGCAATGTTTTCCAGCATGTACTTAGCTTACTAACAGTTGTTACAAGGAAATTTTTTGTGTAAATTGATGCATAGTTATATCTCTGGCATATGTAAGAATGTGAGATGGAACATCTTATTTCTCTTTTATCAAGGACATAATAGTCTTAGTTAATTTAAAAGTACCAAAGTAAAACACAGGGATCTCTTACTTGGACCATATCTTGCTTTGCTGATATATTATTAACATTGTGATGTCTGACTGGCTTGCTTGCTCCCTGATCCCTTTCTCACCTATTTTTAAGCAAGAGTTTTTGGTTAACATTAACAACACGATGCTCTTAATACTGTATGGATTAAACTTAATTTACAAACTTGATGACTGAGCCAAGCTGGAAATTGCAATCTTTTCTCATGATTTATTGGCTTTTTCAGAAAACTCTTTCATCTTTAGAGATACCAAGGGCTCTTTCTATTGGAAGTGAACCATCTACATCATTCTCAGTTGGCGAGTCCTCTGTTGATGAAAATCAGGAGAGAACAAGTGAGGATGTTCAGAATGATAATACAACAATTTCTCAATATAATGAGAGGCAAAGGCAAAAGAATTATGATCCTGCACGAGATCTCTCAATTCAAGTGTTGGAAAAATTCTCTCTGGTGACAAAATTTGCTCGAGAAACAACTTCGCAACTCTTTCGTGATGGCCATAGTAATGGATATGGTAGTATAGGAAGGAGAAGTAATAGCCTGTCTTCCCTTGATTACCCCTCTCAAAAGGCATCCGATGATTCGAACAAAGTCTCTGATAAAAGTCCGGTCCCCCAAGATCCACTGGAGGTAAACCTTCCATTTTATTAATGTGTTGATTGAATTAGTGCATTCTGGGAAGCATTGTTGCAATTGTTGTCAATCTAATTGAACTCGAGGCAGTTTACTGTggtttgtccaaaaaaaaaaagggggggcaGATTTCTGTGGTGTTTCATAAAAATTCGTAGATAAAGGGTCTTAAGTCTTAACCCTTACCCTTTAGAAGTAAATTAAGCTTAGCCAAGGGATtctatttctttccattttctaTATCCATTGTATTAACtctgttttcctttttctggttttttttttattggcagTTTGACAAGAATTCACTGGTATGGGGAAAACCACGACAGCCACCTTTGGAGTCTGCTGAGGTAAACCAACCTGTCTATTTTTCCTGCAGAGTTCCTCCTGACACTTGCTGTGAATTTTTATGCTCTAGATGGAAATGAAGGAAAGTTAGTAGTTTCAAATCTTGGAGTTAAATATTGTTATATAAGAAATAAAGACAAAAAACTATCATGACATTGGGATCCATATGTCATACCAGGCTTATCAGAAGTTTAATATTACATAGTTACTACTTATATTGATTGGAAGTAGTCTTTTGCTGTGAGCCCATTGGCTCAATTCCTTTTACCTCTGACTACAATTTACTAATACATTTATCTTATGCACTATGGTGAACCATGTTAAGAGAAACAGTTTGAGTATAGTACTGGAGATGCTAGAAATGTGCTAATATTGTCATATTGCTTTGTGTAACTTTGATTTATTTTCTGCAGTGGTACACCTTCTTGGATTCTGAAGGGCGGATCATGGATTCAGAAGCTTTAAGAAAGAGAATATTTTATGGGGGAGTTGAGCACAAATTACGGAAGGAGGTTTGTATGTTGTTGTATTTTGGAAACTATAAGCTAAGTACTTTGTTTGATATTGCATCTTCTCAGTATTGTATTGTTAATAATGAATGTAGGTCTGGCCATTCTTGCTGGGATACCATGCGTATGATTCAACATATGCAGAAAGGGAGTATCTTAAGGCAATGAAGAAGGCAGAGTTTGAGACAGTCAAGAAGCAGTGGCAGGTTTGTAAAAATATGTTGCAACCTTTCTAAGTCATCCTTCCCCACACCTCTCCTATTCCAAAATGTCTTTGCTGAGTATAAAGAAATAGCCTTCAATAAGTACTATTATGGTCCGCTGTCGAAAGATTACCTCTTTTCTACACCTTCCTACCCACATTATGTAAAATATAGGTTAGCAGATGTCAAGGCATGTAACAATTACTGCTAAATCTTGTAGGCAAGTATATCTTATGTGACATGTATAAATGTGTGTCTATACTATGTAATTTTTGTAGCGGTTCTATGTGGGATTagatgctctctctctctctctctctctccccacatTCACAACTATCTTTGTTAAGCTTGATCAGGTAGCTTAACATATGCATTTGTACTCTGCAGAGTATCTCCCCAGAGCAGGCAAGAAGGTTTACAAAATTCAGGGAGAGAAAAGGCCTTATTGACAAAGATGTGGTATGATGAAACTCACAGAACTTATTCTGAGATTCCAACTTCAAAAGATAAATACAATGCAGTTTTCAAGTCTAAAACTCTGAACTCTCTTCTGTCTATTTTAGGTGAGGACCGACAGATCTATTTCCTTCTACGATGGGGATGATAATCCAAATGTGAATCTGTTGCATGATATATTGCTAACATACTCGTTTTACAACTTCGATCTTGGTTACTGTCAGGTGATGACTTCTTCTAATGACTTATTGCAGTTGGCTGCATAAAATTACTTTTTATTGATACATAAAAATGTTTTGCAGGGTATGAGTGATCTTCTGTCCCCAATATTGTTTGTACTGGGGGATGAGTCAGAATCATTTTGGTGTTTTGTTAAACTGATGGAGCGCCTTGGGCCCAATTTTAACCGTGACCAAAATGGCATGCACTCTCAACTTTTTGCCATAACTAAGGTCTCtgtctctccctccctccctctccatATGTATATAGACACATATGTACATACataaatacatacatata is a window from the Rosa chinensis cultivar Old Blush chromosome 2, RchiOBHm-V2, whole genome shotgun sequence genome containing:
- the LOC112187307 gene encoding TBC1 domain family member 15 yields the protein MQEPELHDLSDDADYAASQQYGSASMMRTDSGKHSSSSEHEGAEVVYTKDNVTIHPSMLASERISGRLRLIKQGSSLFMTWIPYKGQNSNARVSEKDRILYTIRGVPLTEVRSIRRHTPALGWQYIIVVLATGLAFPPLYFYNGGVKEFLATIKQHVFIVRSAEDANVFLVNDFQNPLQKTLSSLEIPRALSIGSEPSTSFSVGESSVDENQERTSEDVQNDNTTISQYNERQRQKNYDPARDLSIQVLEKFSLVTKFARETTSQLFRDGHSNGYGSIGRRSNSLSSLDYPSQKASDDSNKVSDKSPVPQDPLEFDKNSLVWGKPRQPPLESAEWYTFLDSEGRIMDSEALRKRIFYGGVEHKLRKEVWPFLLGYHAYDSTYAEREYLKAMKKAEFETVKKQWQSISPEQARRFTKFRERKGLIDKDVVRTDRSISFYDGDDNPNVNLLHDILLTYSFYNFDLGYCQGMSDLLSPILFVLGDESESFWCFVKLMERLGPNFNRDQNGMHSQLFAITKLVEMLDSPLHNYFTQRDCLNYFFCFRWVLIQFKREFEFDKTLRLWEVLWTHYPSEHLHLYVCVAILKRYRSKIIGEQMDFDTLLKFINELSGQINLDAVVRDAEALCICAGENGDACIPPGTPPSLPVDDGLLYPQQELDEIL